The proteins below come from a single Cannabis sativa cultivar Pink pepper isolate KNU-18-1 chromosome 3, ASM2916894v1, whole genome shotgun sequence genomic window:
- the LOC133036180 gene encoding uncharacterized protein LOC133036180, with the protein MGRNKTAALGYLRDRVRRKLQGWDSKILSRAGKEVLLKSVAQALPSYAMSVFLLPWEISRDIESLLAKFWWKGSSGDARGISWMSWDRMCDHKSNGGMGFCNFRDFNLALLGKQGRRFITRPNSLASCIFKARYYPRGSFFNAELGNNPSFVCRSVWEARPLIRNGVRWCVGDGSGINVLGEPWLPDPDNPFIISDHPALQNAKWKEGSGVYSVRSAYQILQESKGRGDDGAATGFWKQLWALKIPPKVKNLVWRAGVACLPTLAQLVTKRESAEMRCLIATLCWAIWGARNDRIWQKKVVSASAIVASAKGFLDQWHIAQKSQIETSWSGLQVKDGVEQWAKPVENSIKINIDATIFEEQHHFGLACVIRDHNGFLLTALTRLFRGAIHRMVAEALSFREALSWLKTHQRHMAVIETDCLLVVQALRSSIHTSSPFGEIITKCKNLLAQVRNVSFNFVKRSANVVAHEFASIYVTS; encoded by the exons ATGGGTAGGAATAAGACGGCTGCTCTGGGCTATTTAAGGGATCGGGTGCGGCGTAAGCTTCAAGGGTGGGACTCTAAAATTCTCTCAAGGGCTGGTAAGGAAGTGTTACTTAAATCTGTGGCTCAAGCTTTGCCTAGCTATGCCATGAGTGTTTTTTTACTTCCTTGGGAAATAAGTAGAGATATTGAGAGCTTGTTGGCTAAGTTTTGGTGGAAAGGTTCAAGTGGTGATGCAAGAGGCATTTCTTGGATGTCTTGGGATAGGATGTGTGACCACAAAAGTAATGGGGGTATggggttttgcaattttagaGATTTCAATTTAGCTCTCCTTGGAAAACAAGGACGAAGATTCATAACTAGGCCTAATTCTCTTGCTTCTTGCATCTTTAAAGCAAGGTATTATCCTAGGGGAAGTTTCTTTAATGCGGAATTGGGTAATAACCCCAGTTTTGTGTGTCGTAGTGTGTGGGAGGCTCGTCCTTTAATTCGGAATGGGGTCAGATGGTGTGTGGGGGATGGTTCGGGAATTAATGTTTTGGGGGAACCGTGGTTACCTGATCCGGATAATCCTTTTATCATTTCAGATCACCCTGCTCTTCAGAATGCAAAA TGGAAAGAAGGATCAGGTGTTTATTCGGTGAGAAGTGCATATCAGATTTTGCAAGAAAGCAAAGGTCGGGGTGATGATGGGGCGGCTACAGGTTTTTGGAAGCAGTTATGGGCACTAAAGATACCTCCTAAAGTCAAAAATCTGGTGTGGAGGGCTGGTGTTGCTTGTCTTCCAACGTTGGCTCAATTAGTGACGAAAAGA GAG TCAGCTGAGATGAGATGTTTGATTGCAACGTTGTGCTGGGCGATTTGGGGGGCAAGAAATGATCGGATATGGCAGAAAAAAGTGGTGAGTGCTTCGGCTATAGTGGCTTCAGCAAAAGGTTTTCTTGATCAATGGCATATTGCTCAAAAATCTCAAATTGAGACATCTTGGTCTGGTTTACAGGTAAAGGATGGGGTGGAGCAATGGGCCAAACCTGTTGAAAATAGTATCAAGATAAATATTGACGCGACTATCTTTGAAGAACAACACCATTTTGGTTTGGCATGTGTGATTAGAGACCATAATGGTTTTCTTTTGACTGCTCTCACGAGGTTGTTTCGAGGTGCTATTCATCGTATGGTAGCTGAAGCTTTAAGCTTTAGAGAGGCTTTAAGTTGGCTCAAAACACACCAAAGACATATGGCCGTTATTGAAACTGATTGTTTGTTGGTTGTGCAAGCCTTGAGAAGTTCTATTCATACAAGTTCTCCGTTTGGTGAAATTATTACTAAATGTAAGAATTTACTTGCTCAAGTTAGAAATGtttcatttaattttgttaaacggTCAGCTAATGTAGTTGCTCATGAATTTGCTAGCATCTATGTTACATCCTGA
- the LOC133035817 gene encoding uncharacterized protein LOC133035817, with the protein MGNSSSMLTQYDIEEVQEHCDYLFSQPEIVPLYQRFYQLDRNSKGFISADEFLSVPEFAMNPLSQV; encoded by the exons ATGGGGAATTCATCATCTATGCTAACTCAATATGACATTGAAGAAGTTCAAGAACACTGCGATTATCTAT TTTCTCAGCCAGAAATAGTACCCTTATACCAAAGATTTTATCAACTCGATCGAAATTCTAAAGGTTTCATTTCTGCTGATGAGTTTTTATCAGTTCCTGAGTTTGCAATGAATCCACTTTCTCAGGTATGA